The genomic window AGATCGCCCATATTCTCCTACCGATATCCCGCCTCGCGGCCCGGCACATCATCGCCGGGTCTGTGCTCTCAAAAATATCCCTGCTGCGGCGGGGGCTTCGACCGGTTTCGCCGCAGCGCAAAAGCCTTCCCCTTTTGTCTTGCAAGCACTAGGTTCTGGCCAAGCTGATCAACCCCTTTGCCAGTGATTTCCCCCGATATGACCATTAAGAATGACGTTGTCGAAGCCATCGGCAACACCCCGCTCATCAAGCTCAAGCGCGCCTCGGAATTGACCGGCTGCACCATCCTGGGCAAGGCCGAGTTCATGAATCCCGGCCAGTCGGTGAAGGACCGCGCCGGCAAATGGATGATCCTGGAGGCCGAGAAGCGCGGCGAGCTGAAGCCCGGCGGGCTCGTGGTGGAGGCGACGGCCGGCAATACCGGCATCGGGCTTGCGGTCGTTGCGAGCACGCGCGGCTATCGCACCCTGATCGTGATCCCGGAGACGCAGAGCCAGGAGAAGAAGGATTTCTTGAAGCTGTGCGGCGCCGAGCTGATCGAGGTGCCGGCCCTGCCCTATGCCAACCCCAACAGCTACCAGCATGTCGGCCGGCGCCTCGCCGACGAGCTGCGCAAGACCGAGCCCAATGGCGTGCTCTTCGCCGACCAGTGGAACAATCTCGACAACGCCAAGGCGCATTACGAATCCACCGGACCCGAGATCTGGGAGCAGACCGGCGGCAAGGTCGACGGCTTCGTCTGCTCGGTCGGCAGCGGCGGCACGCTCGCCGGCGTCAGCCGCTATCTCAAAGAGCAGAACAAGAACATCCGCATCGCCTGCGCCGATCCGCACGGCGCCGGCATGTACGAATATTTCAGGACCGGCGATCCCAAGGCCACGCCCGGCGGCTCGATC from Bradyrhizobium zhanjiangense includes these protein-coding regions:
- a CDS encoding cysteine synthase A, with amino-acid sequence MTIKNDVVEAIGNTPLIKLKRASELTGCTILGKAEFMNPGQSVKDRAGKWMILEAEKRGELKPGGLVVEATAGNTGIGLAVVASTRGYRTLIVIPETQSQEKKDFLKLCGAELIEVPALPYANPNSYQHVGRRLADELRKTEPNGVLFADQWNNLDNAKAHYESTGPEIWEQTGGKVDGFVCSVGSGGTLAGVSRYLKEQNKNIRIACADPHGAGMYEYFRTGDPKATPGGSITEGIGLNRATAIVETAKVDDAYLIPDAEAVSAIYELLQHEGLCLGGSTGINIIGAIRLAKQLGPGKTIVTVLCDSGSRYQSKLFNADFMRAKNLPVPEWLEKRSNIKPPFV